A window of Candidatus Saccharibacteria bacterium contains these coding sequences:
- a CDS encoding M23 family metallopeptidase, giving the protein MEYVVVSLLLNMLHGLFFQPLQIAGQAVSTPSQAEMLPTQLIPEDDDGGTIKPFLTLPFTEKDMPRDQIKINEGWFYSDQEQSIHGLPLHRGIDFNAARHTPVVAAADGYAIRSYQASVLDRTYEGKPVGYALGEFVQIWHPDSGVYTLYAHLQEAEDDLAYAVSEPVSNTAWNPTGIYVNTDEFMRIATPVKRGQVIGTVGDSGITWGYTERFDTQSGHLYQRDTTLEPSWDETHLHFEVYTRSANGLFKDLRFDPYGIYGQVKPDHNDYTQAPLAATLWLLDDKQFPRYP; this is encoded by the coding sequence ATGGAATACGTCGTCGTCTCTTTGCTGCTGAATATGCTCCACGGCCTTTTTTTCCAGCCGCTACAGATTGCTGGCCAGGCAGTTTCGACGCCGTCACAAGCCGAGATGCTGCCGACGCAACTTATACCCGAGGATGATGACGGCGGCACCATCAAACCCTTTTTGACGCTGCCCTTCACTGAGAAAGACATGCCGCGAGACCAGATAAAGATTAATGAAGGCTGGTTCTACAGCGACCAGGAGCAATCTATCCATGGGCTGCCGCTGCACCGTGGTATCGATTTCAATGCCGCCCGCCACACGCCGGTGGTGGCCGCTGCCGACGGCTATGCCATCCGCAGTTACCAGGCATCAGTGCTGGACCGTACCTATGAGGGCAAGCCGGTCGGGTATGCGCTTGGCGAATTCGTGCAGATATGGCACCCGGACAGCGGCGTCTATACGTTGTACGCCCATCTACAGGAAGCGGAGGACGATTTGGCCTACGCTGTCAGTGAGCCGGTCAGCAACACGGCTTGGAACCCGACGGGCATCTATGTGAACACCGACGAGTTCATGCGGATCGCCACGCCGGTGAAGCGCGGCCAGGTCATTGGTACCGTGGGCGACAGCGGTATCACCTGGGGTTACACCGAGCGTTTTGATACCCAGAGCGGACATCTATATCAGCGCGATACGACGCTTGAGCCGTCGTGGGACGAGACACACCTGCATTTCGAGGTGTACACCCGTTCGGCGAACGGGCTGTTCAAGGATCTGCGCTTTGACCCGTACGGTATCTATGGCCAGGTCAAGCCTGACCATAATGACTATACGCAGGCACCGCTGGCTGCCACTTTATGGTTGCTGGATGACAAGCAGTTTCCGCGGTATCCATAA
- a CDS encoding YggT family protein, which yields MGGIVYAIFGVIEAIVALRFVFLLLGANPESAFVNLIYSLSSPLMAPFAGIFGSASTVPTGAVVQSVIDWAALVALLIYGLIAGVVARFLAGRRV from the coding sequence ATGGGCGGAATCGTCTATGCAATCTTTGGTGTCATCGAGGCCATCGTGGCCTTGCGCTTCGTTTTTCTGCTGTTGGGTGCTAACCCGGAGAGCGCCTTCGTCAATCTAATCTACAGCCTGAGTTCGCCGTTGATGGCGCCGTTCGCGGGCATCTTCGGCTCGGCTTCAACCGTACCGACCGGTGCAGTCGTCCAAAGTGTCATCGACTGGGCGGCACTGGTAGCTCTGCTTATCTATGGTCTGATCGCTGGCGTCGTAGCCCGCTTCCTGGCTGGCAGGAGGGTGTAG
- a CDS encoding aquaporin: MTAIYERLGIGMASPKEKPLGVIVVCEAMGSFLFGLSGIYAATEAYLGNADTLTVLSAFGFMLLLMVCLFAGGSGAHLNWMVSVAMTYLGEVSLRQLPVYILAQSVGFATAVYTLQLAYGPSGKEVLGASAPQLADGIGLLAGMFWEGLGGMVLMLGILAALYVPRLEPIAPLVIGLAVMAGIWVASRWTGGGINPPRALAHFLAGGQWPSPDAALLVYVVGPVIGGLLGVVIFMQVARKS; the protein is encoded by the coding sequence ATGACCGCCATATATGAGCGGTTGGGTATCGGCATGGCCTCGCCCAAGGAAAAGCCTCTGGGCGTCATCGTTGTCTGTGAGGCGATGGGCAGCTTCCTGTTCGGCCTCTCGGGCATCTACGCGGCGACCGAGGCGTATCTGGGCAACGCCGACACACTGACCGTGCTGTCGGCCTTCGGCTTCATGCTGCTGCTGATGGTCTGCCTGTTCGCGGGCGGCAGCGGGGCGCACCTCAACTGGATGGTCTCAGTGGCGATGACCTATCTGGGAGAGGTTTCCCTGCGCCAGCTGCCGGTGTACATCCTGGCGCAAAGCGTCGGGTTCGCTACGGCAGTTTACACGCTGCAGCTGGCGTACGGACCGTCCGGCAAGGAGGTGCTGGGTGCCAGCGCGCCGCAGTTGGCCGACGGTATCGGTCTTCTCGCCGGCATGTTCTGGGAGGGATTGGGCGGCATGGTGCTGATGCTTGGCATCCTGGCGGCGCTGTACGTGCCCAGGCTGGAGCCCATCGCGCCGCTGGTCATCGGACTGGCTGTCATGGCCGGTATCTGGGTCGCCTCCCGCTGGACCGGCGGCGGCATCAATCCGCCACGCGCGCTGGCACACTTCCTGGCGGGCGGCCAATGGCCGTCGCCTGATGCGGCACTGCTGGTGTACGTGGTGGGGCCGGTCATCGGCGGACTGCTGGGGGTGGTGATCTTCATGCAGGTCGCACGCAAGTCGTGA
- a CDS encoding histidine decarboxylase gives MEEVQARLDAHKKLLKEKASKLLGYPESMHFDYKPLYAFMDYNIDNLGDPFSDLIYGVNSTGFEREVIEYFAKLYHIPMERAWGYVTSCGSEGNLYGLFLGRELYPDAILYYSADTHYSVAKAGRLLNMSKVAIESQSNGEINYEALERAILLHPLNPVVICANIGTTVTGAIDDVDKIVEILKRNNIKNFYIHCDAALSGMLLPFMDDAPQISFEKPIGSVSISGHKFIGAPYPCGIVVARKEHVEHIQTQIEYIGALDDTIGGSRNGQAPIFLWYELQTRGANDGFRKEVKRSLMLADYLYSELKKMGYPCAKNPHGITVVFKEPSEQMIRKWSLARQNGRAHVITVPSASRSKIDAFLKDLKAEVAAANGQ, from the coding sequence ATGGAAGAAGTTCAAGCCCGTCTCGACGCACACAAAAAACTGCTCAAAGAGAAAGCCTCCAAGCTGTTGGGCTATCCGGAAAGCATGCATTTCGACTACAAGCCGTTGTATGCATTCATGGACTACAACATCGATAACCTGGGTGACCCGTTCTCGGATCTGATCTATGGCGTCAACTCCACCGGTTTTGAGCGTGAGGTCATCGAGTATTTCGCCAAGCTGTACCACATCCCGATGGAACGGGCCTGGGGATATGTGACCTCCTGTGGCTCCGAGGGCAACCTGTACGGGCTGTTCTTGGGCCGCGAGCTCTATCCGGATGCCATCCTGTACTACTCGGCCGACACGCATTACTCAGTCGCCAAGGCCGGGCGTCTGCTGAATATGTCCAAGGTGGCCATCGAATCGCAAAGCAACGGCGAGATTAATTATGAAGCGTTGGAGCGGGCCATCCTGCTGCATCCGCTCAATCCGGTGGTTATCTGCGCCAATATCGGCACTACGGTGACAGGTGCGATTGATGACGTCGATAAGATCGTCGAAATTCTGAAGCGCAATAATATCAAGAATTTTTACATCCACTGCGATGCCGCGCTTTCTGGCATGCTGCTGCCGTTCATGGACGACGCCCCGCAGATCAGTTTTGAAAAGCCGATTGGCAGCGTCTCAATCTCAGGACATAAGTTCATCGGCGCGCCGTACCCGTGCGGCATCGTCGTGGCCCGCAAGGAGCATGTGGAGCACATCCAGACGCAGATTGAGTACATCGGCGCGCTCGATGACACTATCGGCGGTTCGCGCAACGGCCAGGCACCGATCTTCCTGTGGTATGAACTGCAGACGCGTGGTGCTAACGACGGCTTCCGTAAGGAAGTGAAGCGCAGCCTGATGTTGGCCGATTACCTGTATTCTGAACTGAAGAAGATGGGCTATCCCTGCGCTAAGAATCCGCACGGCATCACCGTCGTCTTCAAAGAACCGTCGGAGCAGATGATCCGCAAGTGGAGCCTGGCGCGGCAGAATGGCCGGGCGCATGTCATTACGGTGCCGTCAGCCAGCCGCTCTAAGATTGATGCTTTTTTGAAAGATCTCAAGGCTGAGGTGGCCGCTGCCAATGGGCAGTAA
- a CDS encoding CHASE domain-containing protein has product MKKVMVTEGCRRLARQLTFWLCLLIVLLTTVAVSFAQQRISTRSADAFSQDANDANERFKRSLQQYADLLYQGRSFVHGSREVTQKEWEQYFREQNIFGRYKGISMVFIAETVPHDAKLKFEAAMRMQPQSGADYSISPGGDRPEYLMITRYLRATNVAPAINFDLYSTPARRQTYAAARVLNHPVASPPLVLASGEPGFFMTLPVDTSGKSFVVITFHTDQLLDALFEGNTLHKLALRISETDMVDPNEKIELFKTANWHDSNEMTLRRTDTFGVAGRQWIMEYKGNADYDNEPAGRFGTLFIGLIGSMLIVMIGLTYFALLKVGERNVALQKKTGSKPRKSGGRA; this is encoded by the coding sequence ATGAAAAAGGTTATGGTCACGGAAGGCTGCCGCCGCCTGGCACGGCAGCTGACATTCTGGCTCTGCCTCCTCATCGTGCTCCTAACCACCGTCGCAGTTTCTTTTGCCCAACAGCGCATCTCTACGCGCAGCGCCGACGCCTTCAGCCAGGATGCCAACGATGCGAACGAGCGGTTCAAGCGCAGTCTTCAGCAATATGCCGATCTGCTATATCAGGGCCGGTCTTTTGTGCATGGCAGCCGGGAGGTGACGCAGAAAGAGTGGGAACAATACTTCCGAGAGCAAAACATCTTTGGCCGTTACAAGGGCATCAGCATGGTCTTTATCGCCGAAACGGTCCCGCATGACGCCAAGCTGAAGTTTGAGGCAGCCATGCGCATGCAGCCACAATCCGGTGCCGACTATAGCATCAGTCCGGGAGGGGACCGCCCAGAGTACCTCATGATTACGCGTTACCTGCGGGCCACCAATGTAGCCCCGGCCATTAATTTCGATCTGTATTCAACGCCTGCGCGGCGCCAGACCTATGCTGCCGCACGAGTACTCAACCATCCCGTTGCCAGTCCGCCGCTGGTGCTTGCTTCCGGTGAGCCCGGTTTTTTCATGACATTGCCCGTCGACACCTCCGGTAAAAGCTTCGTCGTCATAACCTTCCATACGGATCAACTGCTTGATGCTCTCTTTGAGGGTAATACGTTGCATAAGCTGGCCTTGCGCATCAGTGAAACTGACATGGTTGACCCTAACGAGAAGATTGAACTGTTCAAAACAGCCAACTGGCATGACTCCAACGAAATGACACTCCGGCGCACTGACACGTTCGGCGTAGCCGGCCGGCAATGGATTATGGAATATAAAGGCAATGCCGATTACGACAATGAGCCTGCCGGACGATTTGGAACGCTGTTCATAGGGCTCATCGGCAGCATGCTGATAGTGATGATCGGCCTGACCTACTTTGCCTTGCTTAAGGTCGGCGAACGGAACGTCGCACTGCAGAAGAAGACTGGTTCAAAGCCTCGAAAATCCGGCGGACGTGCGTAA
- a CDS encoding glycosyltransferase, whose translation MRPQENPGVLSLGVPVFFDRTGRRWRRVLITWLTLAILATVYLAVVVPDALAPIQNQLGNTSSSLPKEITARLRQGALPELSEGGNAPLTQVAQVRRDGSQAYLIEPFSGQPIRPLEEWEYELVGDSEYVIDRTGAIPEKTLMLTFDDGPDPTYTAAILDVLSRNGVPATFFSIGENVVKHPELVARIIREGHMIGGHTFTHADFYEHDAVWDRQELIVTDHVIRAAGDYATSIWRVPRGDPAQKPLAVLYGQQLGYMQIDFTYDLLDWAYAPGQDMHATALPPLDGMGHVALLHDGGGDRSGTVVMLQRLIDEARNQGYSFSTLAPILPAARQPVKNIGPTLADRSVLGFFQGILVLPEHLLYFLFWFAVITMTSLYVLYLGLALVNYHRYQRYRYLSADPDRLISVVVPAWNEEGVIEKTLDSVFGSTHRNLDVIVVDDGSSDATLELLRAYERRQPGLRVLTQPNSGKAVALNAGFAAARSDIVVTMDGDTIFERQTIGVLARRMDEAGIGVVAGVVKVGNRDNLQSAWQEAVRLRRDHSLSTGAFAMVLARTIPGALLSNILTMWQSVDYVTGIGVTRMAEAQLGAVAIAPGCCSCWNRNAVLLAGGFSHDTLAEDCDMTLNFRRLGYRVVQEPRAIAWTEAPATIRQLSKQRLRWSYGNTQAFRKHWRMVLNPRYGWLGMLVLPYAMLSLLVPLVFMPLMVLSFFISVSNGNWESIALFALFVAGSHFIVACAAVAMLKESWWHLLFVPVYRLVYEPLRVYLLYAGMLRILMGRNYGWDKLRRTNSVHAPTAEPAVQTTVA comes from the coding sequence ATGCGACCCCAGGAAAATCCTGGCGTCCTCAGTCTCGGCGTGCCGGTATTCTTTGACCGTACCGGTCGGCGTTGGCGCAGGGTACTCATTACCTGGCTGACGCTGGCCATACTGGCCACGGTCTACCTGGCAGTCGTCGTGCCTGACGCGCTTGCTCCGATCCAGAACCAGCTGGGCAACACCAGCAGCAGCCTGCCCAAGGAAATCACCGCGCGCCTTCGGCAGGGCGCACTCCCCGAACTCTCGGAAGGCGGCAACGCACCACTGACCCAGGTGGCGCAGGTCCGCCGTGATGGCAGTCAGGCGTACCTCATCGAACCGTTCAGCGGGCAGCCGATCCGGCCGCTCGAAGAATGGGAGTATGAGCTGGTCGGCGACAGCGAATACGTCATCGACCGTACCGGCGCCATCCCCGAGAAGACGCTGATGCTGACGTTCGATGACGGCCCTGATCCGACATACACGGCAGCGATCCTGGACGTGTTGTCGCGCAACGGCGTGCCGGCCACCTTTTTCAGCATCGGCGAGAATGTCGTCAAACACCCCGAGCTGGTCGCCCGCATCATCCGTGAAGGGCACATGATTGGCGGCCACACCTTCACCCATGCCGACTTCTACGAGCATGATGCCGTCTGGGACCGCCAGGAGCTGATCGTCACCGACCACGTCATCCGTGCCGCCGGCGACTATGCCACCAGTATCTGGCGCGTCCCCCGGGGCGATCCGGCCCAGAAGCCGCTTGCCGTGCTCTACGGACAACAGCTGGGCTATATGCAGATCGACTTCACGTACGACCTGCTCGACTGGGCGTATGCGCCCGGACAGGACATGCACGCCACCGCCTTGCCCCCGCTCGACGGCATGGGGCACGTCGCCCTGCTGCACGACGGCGGCGGCGACCGCTCCGGCACCGTCGTCATGCTGCAACGGCTGATTGACGAGGCGCGAAACCAGGGCTACAGCTTTTCAACCCTGGCACCCATCCTGCCTGCCGCCCGCCAGCCCGTCAAGAATATCGGACCGACACTGGCCGACCGCTCAGTCCTCGGCTTTTTCCAGGGCATCCTGGTGCTGCCTGAGCACCTACTGTATTTCCTGTTCTGGTTTGCGGTCATCACCATGACCAGCCTGTACGTCCTCTACCTGGGGCTGGCGCTGGTCAACTACCACCGCTACCAGCGCTATCGGTACCTGTCCGCCGACCCGGACCGGCTGATCAGCGTCGTTGTACCGGCCTGGAACGAAGAAGGCGTCATCGAGAAGACCCTCGATTCCGTCTTTGGCAGCACCCACCGCAACCTCGATGTCATCGTCGTAGATGACGGCTCCAGCGACGCCACCCTGGAGCTGCTCCGCGCCTACGAGCGCCGTCAGCCAGGATTACGCGTCCTGACACAGCCCAACAGCGGCAAGGCCGTCGCGCTCAATGCCGGATTCGCCGCGGCCAGGAGCGATATAGTGGTCACCATGGATGGCGACACCATCTTTGAGCGGCAGACCATCGGCGTCCTGGCGCGCCGCATGGATGAAGCAGGCATCGGCGTTGTCGCCGGCGTCGTCAAGGTTGGCAACCGCGACAACCTGCAGTCCGCTTGGCAGGAAGCCGTCCGGCTGCGCCGCGACCACTCCCTCTCAACCGGGGCCTTCGCCATGGTCCTTGCACGGACCATCCCGGGTGCCTTGCTGAGCAACATCCTCACCATGTGGCAAAGCGTCGACTACGTGACCGGCATCGGCGTGACCCGCATGGCCGAGGCCCAGCTGGGTGCAGTTGCCATCGCACCCGGCTGCTGTTCGTGCTGGAACCGTAACGCCGTACTGCTCGCCGGTGGCTTCTCGCATGACACCCTGGCGGAAGACTGCGATATGACGCTGAACTTCCGCCGTCTTGGCTACAGGGTGGTACAGGAGCCGCGCGCCATCGCCTGGACCGAAGCACCGGCAACCATCAGGCAGCTGTCAAAGCAGCGGCTGCGCTGGTCGTACGGCAACACGCAGGCCTTCCGCAAGCACTGGCGGATGGTACTCAACCCGCGCTACGGCTGGCTGGGCATGCTGGTGCTGCCCTATGCCATGCTGTCGTTGCTGGTGCCGCTAGTGTTCATGCCGTTGATGGTGCTGTCGTTCTTCATCAGCGTCAGCAACGGCAACTGGGAGAGTATCGCGCTGTTCGCACTCTTCGTCGCAGGCTCGCACTTCATCGTCGCCTGTGCTGCCGTCGCCATGCTCAAGGAGAGCTGGTGGCACCTGCTGTTCGTGCCGGTATACCGGCTGGTCTATGAGCCGCTGCGTGTCTATCTGCTGTACGCCGGCATGCTGCGGATCCTTATGGGCCGAAATTACGGGTGGGACAAGCTGCGCAGGACCAATAGCGTCCATGCCCCCACGGCCGAACCTGCCGTCCAGACAACGGTGGCGTAA
- a CDS encoding Crp/Fnr family transcriptional regulator, which translates to MSATTRAAVDKFFRQYSVKKYKKGQVLLLNNENPSRIFYLLEGRVKQYDISYRGDEIIVNTFRPYTFFPMLNAITGFDNTYCYEADTDIEVIDAPVEKVLALLREDSDVAFELLTRLYIGMDGILRRMVHMMGGSTRGRILHEILLEIRRFGTPAADGSYEVPLTEGDIASRIGLSRETVSREISKLKREKLIRMGTHIIVPDADALEAKLGKSL; encoded by the coding sequence ATGTCCGCCACGACGCGTGCCGCAGTTGATAAGTTTTTCCGCCAGTACAGCGTGAAAAAGTACAAGAAGGGACAGGTTCTATTACTTAACAACGAGAACCCGAGCCGTATCTTTTACCTGCTCGAGGGCCGTGTCAAGCAATACGATATTTCGTATCGAGGCGACGAAATTATCGTCAATACTTTCAGGCCCTACACCTTCTTCCCGATGCTGAATGCCATCACGGGCTTTGATAACACCTATTGTTATGAAGCTGATACCGATATCGAGGTCATTGACGCACCGGTCGAAAAGGTGCTCGCACTGCTGCGCGAGGATTCTGACGTCGCTTTTGAGCTATTGACGCGCCTGTACATCGGCATGGATGGCATCCTGCGCCGCATGGTCCATATGATGGGTGGCAGCACTCGCGGACGCATCCTGCATGAGATACTGCTGGAAATCCGTCGCTTTGGCACCCCTGCCGCCGACGGCTCCTACGAGGTGCCTTTGACGGAAGGCGATATCGCCTCGCGCATCGGTCTCTCCCGCGAAACGGTCAGCCGCGAAATATCAAAACTCAAGCGCGAAAAGCTTATCCGTATGGGCACGCATATCATCGTGCCTGATGCTGACGCCCTGGAAGCAAAATTAGGCAAAAGTTTATAA
- a CDS encoding aminotransferase class I/II-fold pyridoxal phosphate-dependent enzyme yields the protein MHIASQIAKLGIETSFEVAAAASDWSHKGHKVYPFHIGDINLHTPYNIVEAVTKAIRDGYTGYCPGAGIIQLRMAMAEEIGRKWGAPYEPENVSIQPGGKPVVGKFLEAVMEPGDEVLYPNPGYPIYESQIEFQGGIAVPYGYIETEKGFALDLESMRRAITPRTKILVCNNYHNPTAARSSRAEMEAVAELAIRHNLMVLSDDAYYEIQYDEPADSIVTLPGMQERTVILYTFSKRYAMTGWRIGAAIGPRKIIDIINKLNSNAESCTSHFIQWAAIEALTGSETGPNDILAELKRRRDAAVAGLNAIDGISVAAPSSSFFLFPNVTKIMERKGITDVNLLMDLALKQAGVSFCTHKHFGRPRPEDTQSYIRIAYSGIDVEDIHFGMERLKEYFES from the coding sequence ATGCATATAGCCTCGCAAATTGCCAAATTAGGCATAGAAACGTCGTTCGAAGTGGCCGCGGCCGCTTCTGATTGGTCGCATAAGGGCCATAAGGTCTACCCGTTCCATATTGGTGATATCAACCTGCACACGCCGTATAACATCGTCGAGGCGGTCACCAAAGCGATACGTGACGGATACACCGGGTACTGCCCTGGTGCCGGTATCATCCAGCTGCGGATGGCCATGGCCGAGGAGATCGGCCGCAAGTGGGGCGCGCCCTACGAGCCGGAAAACGTCTCTATCCAGCCGGGCGGCAAGCCCGTGGTCGGCAAGTTCCTGGAAGCGGTCATGGAGCCTGGTGACGAGGTGCTCTATCCTAATCCTGGCTACCCGATTTATGAATCGCAGATAGAGTTTCAGGGCGGCATCGCCGTGCCTTACGGCTATATCGAGACCGAGAAGGGCTTTGCGCTCGACCTGGAGAGCATGCGGCGCGCCATCACGCCACGCACCAAGATCCTTGTCTGCAACAATTATCACAACCCCACTGCCGCCCGCTCGAGCCGCGCCGAAATGGAGGCGGTGGCCGAGCTGGCCATCCGGCACAACCTGATGGTGCTGAGCGATGATGCCTACTACGAGATACAGTACGATGAGCCGGCTGATTCCATCGTGACGCTGCCGGGCATGCAGGAGCGGACGGTCATCCTCTATACGTTCTCAAAGCGCTACGCTATGACGGGTTGGCGCATCGGGGCAGCTATCGGCCCCAGGAAAATCATCGATATCATCAATAAGCTTAATTCCAATGCCGAATCCTGTACCTCGCACTTCATCCAGTGGGCAGCCATCGAGGCCCTGACCGGCAGCGAGACCGGCCCCAATGACATTCTGGCCGAGCTGAAGCGGCGGCGTGATGCGGCGGTGGCCGGCCTGAATGCCATCGATGGCATCTCGGTGGCGGCACCCAGCAGTTCGTTCTTCCTCTTCCCTAACGTCACCAAGATTATGGAGCGCAAAGGCATCACCGACGTCAACCTGCTCATGGACCTGGCGCTCAAGCAGGCCGGCGTCTCCTTCTGTACGCACAAGCACTTCGGGCGGCCGCGGCCGGAGGATACCCAGTCGTACATCCGTATCGCCTATTCGGGCATCGATGTCGAGGATATCCACTTTGGCATGGAACGGCTGAAAGAGTATTTTGAATCGTAA
- a CDS encoding LysM peptidoglycan-binding domain-containing protein, giving the protein MTGTSLTSLALAFTLALVVSAPAGAVESGGVGGKPANPRSDNPRSQSIFIHEIQPGRTVQDAVQIINNTDDVKKVDVYGVDSQVSSGGAFACAQKADVATNAGEWITVERTTVDVAPKNKATVPFTITVPENADVGEHNACIAFQAADQVPQSAGNGITLSFRSAIRVVVTVPGDIKKELTIKGLDVEEKNNEVIVTPTLKNTGNVSLDTKLEVGLQGLFGSQTDGGTFPVLNGREAENGFSFARPFWGGWYLARVSASYVSDPAVSLGEETEPDKVLQTSSTVFIAPAPAAAGIMIASLAVLAGLITFLIRRQRDRAEERQSAIKYRVERGDDIQSVASEHGVNWKTLVRLNDLKPPYTLRPGQHIRIPTSASRSQSRRRKG; this is encoded by the coding sequence ATGACCGGAACATCACTGACATCACTCGCACTTGCCTTCACTCTGGCGCTCGTCGTATCGGCGCCAGCCGGTGCTGTCGAGTCGGGTGGTGTCGGTGGGAAGCCGGCCAACCCGCGATCGGATAATCCGCGCTCCCAGTCAATCTTTATCCATGAGATCCAGCCAGGCCGTACGGTGCAGGATGCCGTACAGATTATCAATAATACCGATGATGTGAAAAAGGTCGACGTCTATGGCGTCGATTCGCAGGTTTCAAGCGGTGGTGCCTTCGCCTGTGCGCAGAAGGCTGACGTTGCCACCAATGCCGGCGAGTGGATTACCGTGGAACGCACGACCGTCGACGTAGCCCCAAAGAACAAGGCGACGGTGCCGTTCACCATCACGGTGCCGGAAAACGCTGATGTCGGCGAACATAATGCCTGTATCGCCTTTCAGGCTGCAGACCAGGTGCCACAATCCGCCGGCAATGGCATTACTCTGAGCTTCCGCAGCGCCATCCGTGTCGTCGTGACGGTGCCGGGTGACATCAAGAAAGAACTGACCATCAAGGGGCTGGATGTTGAAGAAAAGAATAACGAAGTCATTGTCACCCCTACGCTGAAGAACACCGGTAACGTCTCGCTCGATACCAAGCTTGAAGTCGGCCTGCAGGGTCTCTTCGGATCCCAGACTGACGGCGGCACGTTCCCTGTCCTTAATGGACGCGAAGCGGAGAACGGCTTCAGTTTTGCCCGACCGTTCTGGGGCGGCTGGTATTTGGCGCGCGTCAGCGCCTCCTATGTGTCTGACCCTGCCGTGTCGCTGGGTGAAGAGACCGAGCCGGACAAGGTGCTGCAGACCAGCTCGACCGTTTTCATTGCTCCCGCACCGGCCGCTGCCGGCATCATGATCGCCAGCTTGGCCGTGTTGGCTGGACTTATCACCTTCCTGATACGCCGCCAGCGGGATCGTGCCGAAGAGCGCCAATCCGCCATCAAGTACCGCGTTGAGCGTGGTGACGACATCCAGTCTGTCGCCAGTGAGCATGGCGTCAACTGGAAGACGCTAGTGCGCCTCAACGACCTCAAGCCGCCGTACACGCTCCGTCCTGGCCAGCATATCCGCATTCCAACCAGTGCGTCACGTTCCCAGTCGCGGCGCCGCAAAGGATAG